A window of Falco cherrug isolate bFalChe1 chromosome 11, bFalChe1.pri, whole genome shotgun sequence genomic DNA:
TAAAACTGCTGTTCAACAACTGAAGGttcaaaataagtaataaaaaatgctgtgaTTCTTCAAGCCATTAAATGaagttaatgatttttttttccatggcaaAAAAATCCATGTTGGATTTTATTAGTGAGTATTGATGTGCATCTTGCAGAATAAAGGACTCAATTGTTTTGCAGGGTTTTAATGAGCTTGAAAATGAGTTGCTATCACCTGTCTAGAGCATCTGTAAAGAGAATCCTTCAGAGAGCAAGAagcttctaatttttaaaagcgTGATGTTATTTTCCagagattggaaaagacctcgATGCTTGGATGCAAGGAATCTTAGATGTGGCTAGACAAATAAGGTTTGAcgtaaattattaaaaataagagtAAAAATGGACATTTCAGCAAGCCATCTTACCTGTTTTTGTAACTAGcttcctatttaaaaattaagaagctTCCTTTCCTGTTCTGCAGGGCAAAAGCCTTTCTTTGCAACTGGAGAAAACAGTGTGTCTCATGGGAATGGCTACTGACAGTAAATGCCATGGTGTCAAATGCCAAAGCAAAAATACGGAAGTTACTTCTCTCCTGACTGTTGTTTTTGCCACGTTGATGGTTACCTAGAGAGCCAGAGGGGAAGTGAAACAAAAGAATGCTTCTTAGCAATTGTACATAGGCCCCTTTATCAATATGATGAAAGAAATCTAATGCTTCAGGGTAATATTAAGTCAATCCTGAGAACTGGCCAGAACTTTGGGACTCCTGGCTCCAGCTTACAAGGCAAGGAGCCAGAAGAGCTCTGGCAAGTGTTGTGTCCTGCCTCGTTGGGCTCCAGTGTCCCAGGTTGTTCAGTATGGCCTTACCAGGTTTACTGTGTTTGCATTACTTTACCTTTTAATGTTGTTATGATGTTACGTATGACATCCTAGAAAAAGATTTAGAGGACTAATGCTTTTGATTTCTTATACCAGTTCGCAGTGCTGTGGATTTTTCCACAATAAGAAAATCACACTTTCTGTGAagcaccataaaaaaaaaagtcagtttgcCTCTTGTATGCTAGTGAACAGCTTCACAGCATCATTCTGTCTTCTCATTGCCTTGACTTCTGTTCAACGCTGGGTTTTTTAACTCTATTTTGATAGATGTGAAAATTGGTGCTAGTATAGCCAGGTGTGATGTGGGTAGGAAGAGTTTTACACTTGGAGAATACAAGATGGGTTACGAATAAATTTTTCTGGCTGCCTAGAAGTTTCCTGATAGAATCTGAACTAAAGGCTTGCAACTTACAGAACCTCAGATGGCCTGGGACTGGCTTCACAAAATGTGCTTTATATCACCACAGCTGAGATTAGCCTAACTTCTTGCTTCTCAGTTTCTTAGGGTGGTTTAAAGGTTggaatttttgtttggttttgctgggtTCTTCTGTTTTGTGTAGGTTTTTTAAGATATTCcctttatttgcatttcaaagcacTTATTCTGTTAGGCTTCAAatactattttcctttctgcaaagaCTGCTGAGGTGGATATATTTATAGTCCTTATGTCCATGTCtgttctgtaatttttaattagatAGGCAGCCAGAACATTGACTAAATCTcctaatgtattttaaataatgaaacaacaaaaaccccataCTTATCCAATGTTcttctaaaatgtatttcttcccATAGTGCTTGTATGTTGCAGATGAGCTTCCTTTTGGCTGTCTTGCTTCTCTagtagtttaaaaagaaattaaatatgccagataaaatactaatttacaCTGTTACCTAGTTCAGCTTTCCTCACTATCACAGAAACTTTATGTGGTATATTGAGTCCATAGAGCTGGCCAAGTGGTTGGTTTGGCATGGGCTGTATTCTGTGAGAACTGAGAGTATTTCACTCCAGAGaaaggaattactttttttttgcttaaatggGATGTGCATGACCCCTTTCTCCTGTAAAAAGTTGTGTCCTGCTAGCAAGTGACCACAAACCTTTTATTAGTCTGCTGTCTTTATGAAGGAAGCTGAAGCTATAAAAATACTCACTTCACAGACAGTATGTAAACATACGTTTTATGAATTTGTGTTACTTTAAGATGATGCTCGTGGATGTAGTCCTGAGCCTCCTGTCTCACTTGTCAGTACCACATGAGCAGCATTGTCGTTAGTTACCATACAACAAACTTGTGTTTTCTTACAGGAGCTTGCAGTGATTCTCGTATTTTTTCAGTCATGTCTTGCTAATGAAGGTAATGTCTTTGTTCAGATCTGTTCTTGTAGATACAGTTGCTAAAACAAGATCTCTGCTGTCTGTTAGgttgtctttttatttcctagtTCTGCATcttctcttcatctttcttctccctctgtcctTAGGTTTTCCAAGAGTGTTACCTGAATTCTTAGCTTGTTTGCTTTGTCAGTGGACAAGCAATATCTTTTTGCTCTTAGCATGTTAAATAGAATGGGCATGTTTTCTTGATGACTTGTTTCTGTCTGTGGAGAAATTTCCTTCCTCTGTAGGAAGACTGGATTTTTGACTAGTCACTAGTCCTTTTGATTTAGGCGTATTGTTGCTGACTAAACTCAGTAACTGGAACATGTTGAGTTTCTGTTTGTGGTTACTAAAATTGAGAAATCTATATGCTGCCTTGACAAAATACATCTTTGCTGGGTGAGGCTTTTTCCAAGGATTGTTTCCTGTTGGAGTCTAACCACTGATTACAAAGTGGAACACTTAGGGCAGATTACTCCTTGCATCATTGCTCACTGCACACTGACAGCTGTATAAGAACAGGGtcagacagaagaaaactaaGCTACCTCTTGCTCTTTCCAGGTGCTGTGAGCTAGCTGTGGTGGTCCCTGCTGGAAAGGGAAAATTTAAGTTGTTCATGAAAGTAGATGGTTGCTGCCCACTGTACGAATGGTTTTTGTTTAATCAtcatggttttatttaaatggcaaGAGAGTTTTCAAAGATGACTACTTCTTGCTCTTTGGCTGCTGGGAAGTAATACTTCAAGAATGGTGCTGCACCCATTTGCCTCTTGGTGTTATTTCTCATGAAGGTTGGTTCCTGCATTGCAAATTaatcttctaatttttttgctattaaCACTCTGTGCGTGGATGTAATTGCACTTTTACCTGGTTCCAAAGTGCCTGCTTGAAGTTAAATGAGACACTAGTCTGTGACATTTTCAGCTACGTACCTGTAaattttggggggttgttttcttcttcctccctccttgaTCTTCAAAGTAATCTACGTCTTTGTAAAGGCTTTTGATTCTCGAAGATTTTTAGGTGTAGGCATCTTTCACAGCTATAGCAATCCATCAATCCTGGCCTCCAACTACAAAATCCTATTAAACAAATTTGATTAATGAAAGAGGGGTAAGAGCTGTCAGAGCTTATTCTAACGTAAGTGCCTAGTGACTATCACcaaaaaggggaggaaggagacaaCTTACCATGAGTaccacagaagtatttttaatactttcttcTGGAACTTTTTGGCAGTTGTTACATTAGGCTCTGCTTTGAACTTgcatatgttttaaattaaatatatataaataaatgttggAAGGACATGTTATCTTTAGTACTTTCTGTTCTGTGGATGAAAAAACCTAAGACTTTCCCTGTATGTAATATTGGCATGTAACTGAAGAgttctgaaaacattaaaaatgaaaacaaagcctGAGCTGAAAGTTTTACTGTAAATGGaaactattgaaaaaaatgGTGAGCTAGCTGCTTACAGTAAGAACTCCAGGACTTTGGGGAAATCTGATTTCCCTTCCCAAAGAGAGATTGTCTGGAACTGTCAGAAGCTCCTGATTTCCCAGATGATAGTCTGGCAGCTTTTTTGGATTGTGAGGAGTGATTCTTTCTATGAATTTTGTGCTCTGATGGCAGGCTTGAACATGTTTGAGAGAATGTGAATTGGGACCTGTAATCTTGTGCCATTAGGTCAATGAAATTCTTTTGACCTAAGCTAAACTGTGGGTCTAGATAGTAGTGTTGTCCCTGCTGTCTCTGAAACATTTGCTCTTACTTTCAAATGAAATAGCTATTCTGTCAGATTTTTCTACTTAGTGTGAGCTATCTTGGATGAGGGAAGACTTTCACTGAAGTTCCAATGGTCATAAAGGAAGTCTGTTTGTATAAATTAAAGGGATGTTCCAGGCACTGCCTGTCCTGTTTTTACTCGTGATCATTGATGTGATTTTGTCCTGTTTTGGTTAAATgctctcatttatttttcttagtgtCAAAAGAACAAAGGGCAGTTTTCTGTGACAGATTTGACATTGTGACAGATATATGTGAGAGTAATGGAGATAAAATTCAGGTGGGTGAGAGATTCTGCCCACCCCTTACAGTAAAACCACAAAGGGATAACTTCAGCACGTGGAATTTTTTCTTACCCGAAGAACCAGTTTTGCCCCTTGTGGAAAGGACACCTACACCTTTTGGACTCTGAACCGAGTGATTCTGCTTGTGATATACATACCCTCAGAGAACAAGAAAAGCTCATTCTTGGATAAGTAGGAGGCAATGCAGTGAGCCTGTGTGCTGTTTTGTTTACAGGAGTAAGGgtgaatttaaattaaaaccagcaagCTTCTATCCCCCTGCTAATCTCATCATTAGAGCATCAACCTACAGAGTGTTCTGTCTTCTTGCTGGAGCAAATGCTAAAGTAGTGTTTGTACGGAGATGctgtttatataaaaatgtactttGTGGAGACTGAAGATGATAACTGAAGTCAGATATTCAAACTgatttaacttttatttatattcctCTTCCTGTAGGCTACAATTCTGCATTAGTCATTTATCATGGAATGAAGTTGTGGTTGCCACCATAGCGTTGGGGTTCAAGTAGAGGAGACTTTGGAGGAGAGGaattaatataaatttataaGATATTGCTTGCATAAATAGCAGAAAACAATAGTATTTATACCCTCTTATAGCACAGTTTCCTAGAATAATACATACAGTAATATTATGATATGGACATGGCTGCTGTTCCACTATACGTAGCTGActtgttcttctgttttatcAACTTCATTCTCTGTGAGCAGCAACGTATCCAGCAGAATGGCTGATGAGGCTTGGATGGGTGAACTCCTCAACCTCATTGGGCTCTGGTACATAATGGGGTTAATCCCGTTTCTCATCCCATGCATGACAAAGAGCTTGGAATTTTCTGCCACAGAGCTTCTGAAAGAGATCCTGCTGGAGTGCTTTTGAAGGGCCTTTATAGGCTTTGTGGTCCGATAGTTGCAAGTGATATACCTGCTGAAAGCCTCCCTAAATGTTTTGTTGAAGAGTGTATAGACAAGAGGATTCACTCCGGAGGATACATACCCTATCCAAACAAAGATCTCCATTAGTTTTTGAAAAACCTCCTGGTTGCAGGAGTTGCACAGAACTGAACTTACGTTTGTAATGAAGAATGGGCACCACAtcaataagaaaagaaaaaatacaatgcCCAAAACTTTTGATGCCCTTTGTTCATTGGTTATTGTTTGCATGGACTTCCTCCCAATTGTAGATGTTCTGCAGATAGATGTGTCATTGGGCAAAGTCTTGTCCTTTCTGGAGCCGTTTAGCATGGCCACCTTTTCTGGTGAGGAGGCAGGCGTTGCGTCACGCTGAAATACTGTGGACACAGTTGACCAAGTGAAACGCTGAGGTGGCTTGTTGATCCAGTAGGCCTTCTTGCGGAGCACTTGGATTGTCAGAAAGTAAGTGACTATCATGATAGCGAGGGGAATGAAGAATGCAGCCACTGATCCGTACAGAATGAAGTCATGAAAACGATCGGGCATCAGGACACACGTGATGTTTGTTGAGTTGCCATTTCCATCTTCAATGCCTCTGATGGGGATCGGAATAGCAATGcctacaggagaaaaaacaagtacTTCAGCGTATGGTAGTTACTTGCAATCTCTTCTTTTTGGGCCTGAAGCCTCAGGATCTCTAAAGAAAAGTTGTTCCTGAGCTCTGGAGTAGGCACAGGGTGACAGAATGTGAATTGCTGAGGGTATCATAAATAGTACTTTCTAAGACTTGGCAAGCTCAGCTTTGACATAGTGCCCTTTTGAAGGAGATGAGGCCTAACTAACACTTAGTGATTGAGGAAGCAGTATAAAGTTGCCAAGTTTTCAAGTCTGAAACACATGAATTGCTTTGACTCTAGTTAAAATTAGTATGTCTTTTCCTCCAGTGAAATGTTTCCCTAATGCCATCTGCTTCCCACCCTGTGGCAACATTTGCACTTCTTGAAGGGCAGTTctgtaaatacataaattttGTCTTTCCCTCTTATCTTAACTGCATCGAGTGACCAGACACagacagctgatttttttttttttacccaacTTGACTCTTTCATATATACAAGTAGTTAAATAGTTGCCATAGTTGTTCAGCGTGTGTTTGAGATGGATTTGTTGTTTAAAGTCTCTTACATATTTAAGAGTGTTTAAATGAGGCTAGCTAGCTCTATAATTCACCgcttgtgtaaaaaaaaaaaaagttagtcttgtttttcaaataaattttttatAACCACTGAATTACAGTCAGCACTTCATTTTCCAGCAGTCTGACAttacaacaaaaacaacaggtTCCTTGCTGTCTGGGTTATTTGTGCTGTTTCCTGATGCCACTTAATGAGATCTAGGGATTTACTGTATTCCTCTGCTGCTCCGCTTACTGAAGTTGGTTGAAGGCAGCAAGAGCAAAATGGTGTACCCCTCAGCCACTTGATCCCTTTCTTAATAAAAGGCATACATTCAGATACAGCAGACATTTAGTATGAGGATTGAACCAAATTAACCTTTGATTTGGAGAACTCAGACTCAGCTGCAGACTACTTTTGagttaaataaaatagatgaaaaagTACAGCACTGATTATTAACAATAAATCAGGCATTAAAAGGTCGACTTGGGTCTTGTCATACtaagtttcctctttttttttttttttttgtgataaaatAGAGATAGTATCTTTTCTTCTATCTTCCCAGCTcttccagactttttttttcaagttggaATTTTGGGGTTTGGCCATATATGCCTCTGCCAAGAAGGCGGATGTACACAGTCTCCTATGCATCACTGGCCTTAATAATCCAGAacaattttgttctttctcttgcaCACAGAGCATACAGCACTCTACCTAGTCTGCTTGCAGCATGTATTaagttatttaaattaaatgttttcacCTCCTTAGCtcacttaacatttttttttaagtgttaaaGACAGGTGAGGTGCCACATGCAAACCACAGGTGCTAATATAAAAGCTTATCTGTTGGCATCCTTTATATAAactgttggggggggggaggggataGGAGGGGTGTGTTTCTTATAAGTTAGCCTTTCTATATGCTATATTGCCAGGTGTCTCAGTCTTCAGTGTGAATGTAACCAGCCACTCATTTATCTTTCAATCCTTGATGTAAATAATTAACCTTTTTTTACTTGCTTCATGGCACAATTGTAAGGCACAGATTTTAGTAGCATCTACTCAAGGCTTAAAATTGTGTTTGGGACAGAACATACTACCACAGGAACATGCAATCTTGCTTTCCCAGGAGACATGCTATGCGTGCAGATACTGTCTTTTGATTTTTGGACTTTTAGGACCATGAAGAGCAATGATTATCCCTATTCAGTCCTTGCCCTTTCTGGTAAGCCTGAAAAGGAGCAGCAGTTTTGGCAGACTTTTAGGATGTAGCTATGCATGATCCAAGAGGTGGACTTAGGCGAGCCCAGGTGTTAGGGTCTGCTAATCAATTGTGCTTGgccaaatttttcattttgcccaGCTTTCACTTTGTTTTATACGTGAAAAGTTTCTGCATTCCTTTTCTAGACTCAGTCTCCCATACCTATTGAAATGAGCCAAACCACGATGATTTTGATGATTGTTGTAGCCCATGAATTGTATTGACTAGCCTGGATTGGCTTTTTAATCGCAATATAGCGGTCTAGTGAGATGGCACAGAGGTGCATGATGGAAGCTGTAGAGAATAGGACGTCAAGGAAGAGCCAGATGGGACACAAGGAAGTTGGAAAAGGCCAGGCATTGtctgaaagagaacagaaaactcATTAGAATCTAAG
This region includes:
- the HTR2B gene encoding 5-hydroxytryptamine receptor 2B isoform X1 — its product is MSYPLHFLNGSGVGNGSLSPLSVAEPKQEYPSDEQGNKVRWAALLILLVIIPTIGGNILVILAVSLEKKLQYATNYFLTSLAVADLLVGLFVMPIALLIILFDNAWPFPTSLCPIWLFLDVLFSTASIMHLCAISLDRYIAIKKPIQASQYNSWATTIIKIIVVWLISIGIAIPIPIRGIEDGNGNSTNITCVLMPDRFHDFILYGSVAAFFIPLAIMIVTYFLTIQVLRKKAYWINKPPQRFTWSTVSTVFQRDATPASSPEKVAMLNGSRKDKTLPNDTSICRTSTIGRKSMQTITNEQRASKVLGIVFFLFLLMWCPFFITNVSSVLCNSCNQEVFQKLMEIFVWIGYVSSGVNPLVYTLFNKTFREAFSRYITCNYRTTKPIKALQKHSSRISFRSSVAENSKLFVMHGMRNGINPIMYQSPMRLRSSPIQASSAILLDTLLLTENEVDKTEEQVSYV
- the HTR2B gene encoding 5-hydroxytryptamine receptor 2B isoform X2; its protein translation is MSYPLHFLNGSGVGNGSLSPLSVAEPKQEYPSDEQGNKVRWAALLILLVIIPTIGGNILVILAVSLEKKLQYATNYFLTSLAVADLLVGLFVMPIALLIILFGIAIPIPIRGIEDGNGNSTNITCVLMPDRFHDFILYGSVAAFFIPLAIMIVTYFLTIQVLRKKAYWINKPPQRFTWSTVSTVFQRDATPASSPEKVAMLNGSRKDKTLPNDTSICRTSTIGRKSMQTITNEQRASKVLGIVFFLFLLMWCPFFITNVSSVLCNSCNQEVFQKLMEIFVWIGYVSSGVNPLVYTLFNKTFREAFSRYITCNYRTTKPIKALQKHSSRISFRSSVAENSKLFVMHGMRNGINPIMYQSPMRLRSSPIQASSAILLDTLLLTENEVDKTEEQVSYV